In Candidatus Palauibacter soopunensis, the sequence CCGGCACGTCCCGCTGCGCCGCGTCCACGTTGAACACGCCGAGCCGGTCGGGGTCCCAGAAGCGCTCCAGCAGCGCGTCGAGCAACTCGCGCGCCGCGCGGAGCCAGCGCGGGTCGAACGTGGCCCCGTACAGCTCGACCAACCCCCAGATGAGGCAGGCGTGGTCCGCCGCGCCGGCGGGGATGGCCGCGTCCCCGTCCCGGTAGCGGTGGAGCAGCCGTCCCTCGCCGTCGCGCAGCCGGTCGAGGATGAAGTCCGCCGCCCGCGCCGCCGACGCGACGAGCGACTCGTCGCCGAACGCGAGGCCGCTCCGCGCCAGCGCGGCGATCATGAGCCCGTTCCAGTCCGTGAGGATCTTGTCGTCGAGCAGCGGGCGCTCCCGCGTCTCCCGCTTCTCGAACAGGACGCGGCGCGCCTGCTCCAGCCGTTGCTCGACGTCCTCGGCACGGGCGGCATCGGCGGCCTCCGCTCCGAGCGCCTCCGCAATCTCGGCGGGCGTTTCTCCCATGTGCAGGATATTCTCGCCGGTGCGGAGCCCCGACGCCTCGTCGGCGAAGTTGCCGCGCGCCTCGACCCGGAAGGCGCGCCGCGCGAGCCCGGCCGCGTCCTCCCCGAGCGCCTCCGTCAGCAGCTCGTCGAACTCCTCCCGCGTCCACACGTAGAAGGCGCCTTCGCGCCCCTCGCTGTCCGCATCCTCCGCGGAATAGAAGCCGCCCTCCGCGTCCGTGAGGTCGCGCGCCACGTACTCGTAGATCTCGAGGGCCACCCTCCGGTGCGCGTCGTCGCCCGTCACCTGCCACAGCTCCGTGTACGCCATGGCGAGCAGCGCCTGGTCGTAGAGCATCTTCTCGAAGTGGGGGACGAGCCAGCGGGCGTCCGTCGAGTAGCGGTGGAAGCCGTACCCGACGTGGTCGAAGATCCCTCCCCGCCTCATCGAGACGAGCGTCTTCTCCACCATCTCCACGCCGCGGCGGTCGCCCGTGCGGTCGCTCCAGCGCAGGAGGAAGAGGAGTTGGTGCGGCGCGGGGAACTTCGGAGCCCGGGAAAACCCTCCCTGGTGGGGGTCGAAGCGGGCGTGCAGGTCGCCGAAGCCGCGGCGGAGCGTCTCCTCGTCGAGCGCCCCCTCGCCGGAGCCCAGCCCGCGGACCTCGACCTCCCGGATGGCCGCCAGCGCCGAGGCCCCGGCCGCCTCGACATCCGCCCGCCGCTCCCGCCACAGCGCGGCGAGCCGGGGCAGCAGGTCCAGCATCCCCGCCCGCCCCGCCACGCTCTCGCGCGGGAAGTAGGTGCCGGCGAAGAAGGGCTGCTTGTCCGGCGTCATCACGATCGTGAGCGGCCAACCCCCCTGCCCCGTCATGAGCTGGCACGCCGTCATGTAGACGCCGTCGATGTCCGGGCGTTCTTCGCGGTCCACCTTGATCGACACGAAGTCCCGGTTGAGGAGCGCGGCGACATCCTCATCCTCGAAGGACTCGTGCTCCATGACGTGGCACCAGTGGCAGGTCGCGTACCCGATGGAGAGGAAGATCGGACGGTCTTCGGACCGGGCGCGCGCGAAGGCCTCCTCCCCCCACGGCACCCAGTCCACGGGATTGAAGGCGTGCTGGAGAAGGTAGGGACTCTTCTCCCGCGCGAGCCGGTTGGGGCGTGCGCCGGAATCAGGCATGGAAATCAGGCATGGGATTGGCCCCCCAGGGGTCGAACCTGGATCATCGGCTCCAAAGGCCGGTGTCTTGCCATTAGACGAGGGGCCAGAGGCGCCGAAGATGGCGTCCCGCGGCCAACCGAGTCAATCAGACGGGGAGGGAGACGTCGAGGAGTCGGGGGGCTTCGGCGGGTTCGGTGGGGGCGAGCGTTCGGCGGGCGCGGGCGCGCTCGGCCTCGTCGCGGAAGATCGCGAACAGGGTCGAGCCGGACCCCGTCATCGCGGCCAGGGCCGGGTCGCGCGACCGCAGCCGGTCGAGGAGTTCGGACAGTTCCGGGTGCCGGGCGAGGACGGGCGCCTCGAGGTCGTTGCGGGCCAGGCGCTCGAGCGAGTCCCACTCCGCCAGCCGCGTGGCGCCGGGAAGCACGGAGGCGGCGCCGGCGTCCTCGTCCGTGCGGCCGAGCCAGTCGTACGCCTCGGGCGTGGAAACGTGGATCGGGGGGCAGACGAGCAGCGCGGGGCGGGGCCGCGGGGGGCGGAGCGGGAGGAGCCGGCGGCCGCGCTCCCAGCCCAGCGCCATCGGCACGCCGAGGAGCGCGAAGGGCACGTCGCTGCCGATCTCGCCGGCGAGTTCGACGAGTTCCCGCGTCTCCAGGCGGGGCCAGCGGGCGGCGAGCAGGCGCAGGGTCGCGCCGGCGTCCGCGCTGCCGCCGCCGAGCCCGCTCCCCATGGGGATCCGCTTCGTGAGGCGGATGTGGACGGGGGGCCGCTCCCGTCTGCCGAAGGCGCGGTCGAGGAAACGCTCCGCCGCCTGCCAGCACAGGTTGTCGGGGCCGTCCGGGACGCCTTCGGCCAGGGGTCCATCGACGGAGAGCGTGACGCCGGGGCCCGCGCCCTCCGACCCGGCGCCTTCCGACGGCCCGCCCTTGGACCCCGCGGAGAGGGTGACGGTGTCGGACAGGCTCGTGCGGGCGAGCAGGGTCTCGACGCCGTGGAAGCCCGTTTCGTCCCTGGCGAAGACGCGCAGGCGCAGGTTGACCTTCGCGTGCGCTTCGGCCGTCCCGATCCCCCCGGCGCCCGTCCCTTTCCCCGCGGGGGCCGTCACTCCGAGGTCTCCGGCGCCCGGGCCTCGCTCCGTCCCAGTTCGCGGCGGCTGATCCCGAGGCGCCGCATGTACCAGATCCCCAGCACCGTGATGGGCAGGAAGGTGAGGATGTGGTAGCCCGCGGCGAAGCTGATGATTCTCGCGGGCTCAATGTGGTGGAGTTCGAGCGCGACGCGGGCCGCCGTCTCGAACGGTCCGAAGAACCCCGGCGTGGACGGGATCGCGACGGCGAAGCCGATCGTCGTCTGGAGGACGAGCGCGCCGAGGAACCCGGGCCCGATGATGCCGAAGGCGAGGAACCCGAGGTAGAACGAGACGGCGTTCCAGGCCCAGACGGCGAACGACCACAGCATCGCGCGGGCGAAGACGTGCGCGTGGCGCAGCGCCCCGAGGCCGTCCACGAACGCGGAGAGGATGTCCATGATGCGGCCGGCGACGCGGTCGGGCGCGACCCGGTGGGACCACTTGGCCGCGAGTCGGAGGAAGCGGTCCGGCGAGCGGACGAGGAGGGCGAGCGCGAGCAGGCTCGCGGAGACGAGGATGACGCCCACGGTGAACAGGTCCCGCAGCGTCCCGGAGGCGGCTTCGTCGACCCCGACGATGAAGAAGGCGGGGACGAGGAACACCATGAGCACGATCGCGTCGAGCAGGCGCTCCACGACGAGCGAGGCGAGGGCGGCGGTCAGGGGCACCGGGGTGATCTGCGACAGCGAGTAGGCGCGGGCGAACTCGCCGAGCCGGCCCGGCAGGACGTTGTTCGCCATGAAGCCGATGCACACGGCCGCGTAGCGCGAACCGAACGGCAGGTTTCCGTTCGAGGCGCGGAGGAGGATGTCCCACCGGATCGCGCGGAGGTTGAACGTGAGCGTGGCCACGACCGTCGCGGCGATCAGCAGCCAGACGTTCGCCTCGCCCAGGTGCCTGAGGAGTTCGGCCGCCGAGACGCCCCGCAGCGCCCAGATGAGGAGCGCGACGGAGACGAGTACGCCGATGAGGACTGTGAGACGGCCTCTCACCCCCGCGCCTCGCGCACGAGTTCCGACATCTCGAGCACCGCGCGCTCGATCCCCACGAGCACGGAGCGGCTCACGATCGAGTGGCCGATGTTGAGTTCTTCGCACTCCGGGATCGCCGCCACCGGCTGCACGTTCTCGTAGGTGAGCCCGTGTCCGGCGTGTACGCCGAGGCCGGCGGCTTCGGCCCGCGCCGCCGCATCCTCCAGTCGCGAGAGTTCGCGGTCGGCGCCCGTCTGGTCCGGCGCGTTGGCGTATTCGCCGGTGTGAAGCTCGATCGCGGCCGCGCCCGACTCGGCCGAGGCATCGACGGCCGCGGGATCGGGGTCGATGAAGAGCGACGTGCGGATCCCGGCGTCCTGCAGCCGCGCCACGGCGGCGGCGATGCGGGCCGGATCGGCGGACAGGTCCAGCCCGCCCTCCGTCGTCAGTTCCTCCCTCTTCTCGGGGACAAGCGTGGCCTGAGCCGGCCGCCAGCGTTCGGCGAGGGCGAGCACCTCTTCCTCGGCCGCGAGTTCGAGATTCACGAAGGTGCGGACGGTCTGCAGCAGGAGTTCCACGTCGCGGTCCTGGATGTGCCGGCGGTCCTCGCGCAGGTGCACCGTGATCCCGTTCGCGCCGCCGAGTTCGGCGAGGACGGCGGCCCGCACCGGGTCGGGCTCATCCGTGCCGCGCGCCTGCCGGACGGTCGCCACGTGATCGATGTTCACGCACAGCCGGCAGTCGACCAGGTGCGAGAAGCTGCTGTTCGCCATGATTGTGCTCCCGTTCTGGGCTCGACGGTCCGCCGCGTCAGGCGGCGTCGGCCCGCTCCACGACCAGGCCGCTGTCGCGCCAGCGGCCGGCCACCCCGGCGGGCACGCGGGCCACGATGACCACGCACCCCTCTTCGTACGCCCGCTCCAGCACCTCGCCCTCCCGGTACGCCTCGGCGAGCCGCGCGCCGTCCCCGGCGGGCAGGCTCACCCGCACCGTCTCCAGGCGGGCCCGCATCGCGGCCTGCAGGGCCTCGCGCAGCGGCTGCAGTCCGCCCTCCTCCACGACCGACGTCAGCGCGTGCGGCCGTCCGTCCGCCGCGGCCCGCTCGCGCAGCGCCCGCTCCTCCTCGTGCGTGAGCCGGTCGACCTTGTTGAAGACCTCGATCACGGGGCGGTCCGCCACGCCGGCCTCCGCCAGCACCTCCTCGACGGCCTCGCGCTGCTCGTCCCGGCTTGGCGACGAGGCGTCGATCACGTGCAGCAGGAGGTCGGACTCCGCGAGTTCCTCCATCGTGGCCCGGAAGGACGCCACGAGATGATGCGGCAGCTTCCGGATGAACCCCACCGTGTCGGTGAGGAGGATCGGGCCGGGACCTTCGAGATCGCAAACCCGGGTCGCCGAGTCCACCGTCGCGAACAGCCGGTCCTCGACGAAGACGTCCGAGCCCGAGAGCGCGCGCAGGATGGAGGACTTGCCCGCGTTCGTGTAGCCCGTGAGCGCCACAGTGAACTGCTCGCTTCGCGCCCGGCGCTGCTTGACCCGCGCCCGCGCGATGTGGTCGAGCTTGCGCCGGAGCCGGGCCAGGCGCCGGTCGATGAGCCGGCGGTCGGTCTCGATCTGCTGCTCGCCGGGCCCGCGGGCGCCGATGCCTCCGCCCTCGCGGGAGAGGTGGGTCCACATCCGCTTCAACCGCGTCCGCATGTACTGGAGCTGGGCGAGTTCGACCTGGAGTTTCGCTTCCGAGGTCCGGGCCCGGAGCGCAAAGATGTCGAGGATGAGTTCGGTGCGGTCGAGCGCGCGCACGCCGAGCGCCGTCTCGAGATTCGCGCCCTGGGCCGGCGTGAGTTCCTCGTCGAAGATGGCGAGCGTCGCGTCGTGCTCCCGCAGCGCCTGCGCCAGGCGTTCGACCTTCCCCTTCCCGATGAAGGTCGAGGCGTTCGGCCTGCGCAGGCGCTGGACGACCGAGCCCCGGACGTCGGCTCCCGCCGTCCCGGCGAGGCGGGCGAGTTCCTCGAGGTGTTCGTCCACCGTCTCCTGGGACATGTCGGGCGGCGGCGCGCCCACGAGCACCGCGCGCTCCGCCACCCGGTCCGACGTCACGGTTTCGATCGATTCTCCTCCGTGGTCTCGGCGCCCGTTTCGGCGCCCGTTTCGGCCCCCTTCTCTTCCGCGGGGCCCGCTTCCGCCGCCCGCACCCGGCTGTGGCGAATCGCGTCGAGCCTGCGTCTCGCCTCCGCTTCCCAGCCGCGCTCCACCGGATGATACCAGCGGCTCCCGCCAAGCGACTCCGGAAGGTAGGACTGGGCCGCGACGCCGTCTTCCTCGTCGTGATCGTAGCGATACCCCGAACCGTAGCCGAGTTCCTTCATGAGCCGCGTGGGCGCGTTCCGGATATGGAACGGGACGGGCTCGGCAGGCGTTTCGCGCGCGGCGCGGGCGGCGGCGCCGAACGCCCGGTAGACCGCGTTCGATTTCGGGGCGATGGCCAGGTAGGTGACCGCCTGGGCCAGCGCCAGATCCCCCTCGGGGCTGCCGAGAAAGTGGTACGCGTCCCGCGCCGCGATGGTGACCGCGAGCGCGCCGGGATCCGCGAGTCCGATGTCCTCGGCGGCCATGCGCACGATGCGCCGGGCCAAGTACATGGGGTCTTCGCCGCCGTCCAGCATCCGCGCGAGCCAGTAGAGCGCGGCGTCGGCGTCCGAGCCGCGCACGGCCTTGTGCAGAGCGGAGATGAGGTTGAAGTGCTCCTCGCCCGACTTGTCGTAGCGCGCGAACCGCTTCTGCAGCGCCGCCGCCACATGATCCTCGGAGATCGCGGGGACGCCGTCCGCCGCGGCCAGGTCCGCCGCCGTCTCGAGCGCGTTGAGGGCGCGGCGGGCGTCCCCGTCCGACTCGGTCCCGAGCCGGGCCAGGGCGTCCTCGTCGATGGCGAGGCCCGTGGCGCCGAGTCCGCGCTCCCGGTCGCGCAGCGCGCGGGCGCAGATCTCCGCGACGTCTTCCGGCGCCAGCGGGTCGAGGACGAAGATCCGCGTGCGGGAGAGGAGCGGGCCGACGACCTCGAAGCTGGGGTTCTCCGTCGTGGCCCCGATGAGGGTGACGGCCCCGCGCTCGACGTGCGGAAGGAGGGCATCCTGCTGCACCCGGTTGAAGCGGTGGATCTCATCGACGAAGAGGACGGTGCCGCGGCCGGTGGCGGCGCGGCGCGCCTTCGCCTCCTCCAGCACGCGGCGGACGCGGGGGATCCCGTCGGTCACGGCGGAGAACGGGACGAACGCGGCTTCCATCCGGCCGGCCAGCAGCCCGGCGAGGGTCGTTTTGCCGGTGCCCGGCGGACCCCAGAAGATGAGGCTCGGGACGCGTCCGCTCTCGATGAGCTGACGCAGGGGCCGGCCCTCGCCGACGAGCTTCGGCTGTCCGACGAACTCCGCCAGCCGCCGCGGGCGCATGCGGGCGGCGAGCGGCGAATCGGCCAGGGCGGCATCCCGGGCTCCGGTGGCCCCCGGCCCGGACGCGTCCTCGGGCGCGGGCTCGGCGCGCGGTTCCGTGCCGGCGAACAGGCTCGGCTCGTCAGTCATCGGCGTCGGGCGGGCGCGAGGCTTCCGCGAGCGCGCCGATTTCGATCAGCCGGCGGGCTTCTTCGAGGAGCGTCTCGCGCTCGTTGCGGCCGGGGTCCTCGATGACCTGTTCGAGCAACTCCTCCAGCAGCAGGCGCACGATCGGGCCCGGCGACATGCCGAGCGCGAGGAGGTCGTCCCCCTTGACCGCGAGACCCGCCAGGTCGAGCGCCGGGTTGCCCTCGCGCTCTTCGCGGACGCGCTCGCGGGTCGCCTCCAGGTAGCGCTCCGCCCTGGGCTCTCCGGCGGCGCGGGCGACGGCGAAGTGCAGCTCGAACAGGTCCTCCCACGCGTCGCCGACCGCGGCGAGCCAGCGCCGGTGCTCCGCCGCGGAGTCCAGCGCCCCGACGAAGGGCAGGTACAGCCGGGCGAGCCGCGCGACGCGGCGCCGGTCCGCGTTGGAGAACTTGAGCCGGGCCAGCAGCGACTCGGCGGCTTCGGCCCGCCCCTCGGGCGTTTCGGACGTGCACACGAGCAGGCTCGCCACGCGCACGTTGGCCGCCTGCGCCGGGGCCGCATCGACGGCGCCGAGCGCGGACCGCCACGCGTCGCCGTCGGCCGCGAGCCCGAGCAGCTCCGGGTACCAGTGGCCCAGCGCCCCGCAGTCCGCGTACAGTTCCAGCGCGGCCGAGGGCTTCGGGTCCGCCATGACCTTGAGCAGTTCTTCGCGCACGCGCTCGGCCGACAGCCCGGACAGGCCGTCGACGGCCTCCCGCATCGCCTCGTCCGTGCGGGCCTCCACGGCCCACTCGAAGCGTCCCGCGAACCGGAAGCCGCGCAGGACGCGCAGGTAGTCCTCGCGGAAGCGCGCTTCGGGCTCTCCCACGGCGCGCAGGATCCCGTCCTCGATGTCCTCCGCGCCGTCCCACTCGTCGCGCACCTCGCCGGAGGCGGGACGCCAGGCGATCGCGTTCGCCGTGAAGTCGCGGCGGCTCAGGTCTTCCCCGATGGAATCGGCGAAGGCCACCCGTGCGTGGCGGCCATCCGTCTCGACATCGCGCCGGAACGTCGTCACCTCGTATCCGTCGTCCCCGTCGAGGACCTTCACGGTGCCGTGCGACACGCCGACCGGGACCGTCCGCCGGAAGATGCGCATGACGTCATTGGGCCGCGCGTCCGTCGTCAGGTCCTCCCAACCCGGCTCGGGCAGGTCGGGCGTCCCTCCGATCTGGGAGACGTAGGCATCGCGGATCGCGCCGCCCACGGCCCAGGCCTCGAAACCCGCGGCCTCGAGCTTTTCCGCGGTGCGGGTGAACCCGGGCGGGGGGGAGAATCGGCCCGGATCGATCGCGCTCACGGCAGTCTCGGCCTCACGACGGTCTCAGCCTCACGACACGCTCAGCCGCACAGCACGCTGCCGCCGTTCACGTTGAGGATCTCTCCCGTGATGTGCCGGGCCGCGTCGGAGAGGAGAAAACAGATGGGTCCGGCGATGTCTTCCGCCGTCGCGACGCGCCTGAGCGGAATGAGGGCCAGCGCGGCGCGCCCGGCCTCGCCCTGCAGCGCCGGCGAGGACATGTCCGTGTCGACCCAGCCGGGGGCGACGGCGTTCACGTTGATCGATCTCGGGCCGAGTTCGGTCGCGACCGACTTGCAGAAGGCGTTGATCGCCCCCTTCGAGGCGGCGTAGTGGCTGTGCTCCGCCTCGCCGCGCTGGGACGCCGTCGAGGAGACGAGGACGATCCTCCCGTCCGCGCCCATGCGACGCGCCGCCTCGCGCGTGCCCGCGTAGATCGACGTGAGGTTCGTCTCGATCATGTGTCGCCATTCGTCCGCCTCGAGCGACTCGATCGGCCGGGGGTCCACGTTCCAGATGCCGGCGTTGCCCACGAACCCGTCCAGTCCGCCGAACTCGGCGTCCGCGCGCTCGAACAGCGTCCTGCACTCGGCGGGGTCGGCGAGATCCGCGCCGGCGCACCAGTGGCGCCCGTCCGGGGCGAGCGCGTTCGCCTCCTCGACCGCCTGCCGCGCTTCCGCCTCCGCCCGGTGGTAGGCGATGCCGACGGACGCGCCGGACGTTGCGAGGCACTGCACGGTCGCGCGTCCGATCCCGCGCGAACCTCCGGTGACGAGCACGCGCTTGCCCGCGAGGCCGGGCAACCCCGGCACCGTCGCTGTCATTCCGTCATCTCCTCCTTGTCGAATCGTTCTCGTCGAATTGTGCGCCGATCAGCCCGCCCGGACCCGCCCGCTCGGCGAGCCGGCGTGCCCGTGCGGCGCTCCCTCCCAGGGCCGGATCCGCGGCCGCCTCGAGCGCGTAGGTGAGGATCGCATCCGCGGCGAGCAGGGTCACCGCCTCCGAGCGGTCCGCCTCTCCGTCCGCCGCGTTCTCCAGCGCGACGAGCGCCGCGTGGACGAGTCCATCCTCGCCGTCGGCCAGGCGCCCCCGAACCAGCGGCCACACCGCTTCCGCCAGCTCCGGCGGCGCGGACTCGAGCCGCCCCGCGAGCCAGGTCTCGAGCGTGAGGGGGCCGGATTCGGCCGGCACGTCAGCCACCGACCTGCACGTCAGCCACCGGACAGGGCGGGCACCCGCTCGGACGCCCAGGCCCGGGCCGCTCCGAGCCCGTCCTCCGTTCGCGACGGATCGCCCACGCCGCCCTGCGCGAAGCGCGCGCCGCCGCCGCCGCCGGAACCCGTCGCGCGGCTCGACACGCGCACGAGGTCTCCCGCCTTCACGCCGAGCCGGATGAGGTCGTCCGAAACGACGGAGATGAACGCGTGCCGGTCCTCGTCCGCGAACACGACGTGAACGACGGCCGCGCCCGACCCCATCCCGCCGCGCAGGCGATCGCCGAGCGCCCCGAGGTCCGTGCCGGCGGGCACCTCCAGGCGTCCGGACACGAAGCGCGCCCCGTTCGCGTCGGCCGCGCCCGCGGCGCCCGCGAGCAGCGTCTCCAACTGCCGTTCCGCCGCATCTCCCCGCTGCCCGCGCACTTCTTCGGCGAGCGCGTCGCGTTCCTCGAGGAGCCGGTCCATGCGGAGCGCCAGGTCCGACGGCTGGCAGCGCAGCCGGTCCGCCAGTTCCGTGAGCAGCCGGTCCCGCTCCAACTCGCGCCGGTAGGCCCCCTGCCCCGTCACCGCTTCGATGCGCCGGATCCCGGCCGCGACCCCCGTCTCGGACACGATCCGGAACGTCCCGACCTGGCCCGTGGTGCGAACGTGCGTGCCGCCGCACAGCTCCAGGCTGAGGCCCGGAACCTCGATCACGCGCACGATGTCGCCGTACTTCTCTCCGAACAGAGCCATGGCCCCGGCCGCGATCGCCTCGTCGTAGTCCCGCTGCGAGGCGTCGACGTCGTGGTTGCCGAGGATCGCCTCCGTCACCTCCGCCTCGATGTCCGCCCGTTCGTCCGGCGTCAGCGGACCCCGGTGGCTGAAGTCGAAGCGCAGCCGGTCCGGAGCGACGAGCGATCCGGCCT encodes:
- a CDS encoding thioredoxin domain-containing protein — protein: MPDSGARPNRLAREKSPYLLQHAFNPVDWVPWGEEAFARARSEDRPIFLSIGYATCHWCHVMEHESFEDEDVAALLNRDFVSIKVDREERPDIDGVYMTACQLMTGQGGWPLTIVMTPDKQPFFAGTYFPRESVAGRAGMLDLLPRLAALWRERRADVEAAGASALAAIREVEVRGLGSGEGALDEETLRRGFGDLHARFDPHQGGFSRAPKFPAPHQLLFLLRWSDRTGDRRGVEMVEKTLVSMRRGGIFDHVGYGFHRYSTDARWLVPHFEKMLYDQALLAMAYTELWQVTGDDAHRRVALEIYEYVARDLTDAEGGFYSAEDADSEGREGAFYVWTREEFDELLTEALGEDAAGLARRAFRVEARGNFADEASGLRTGENILHMGETPAEIAEALGAEAADAARAEDVEQRLEQARRVLFEKRETRERPLLDDKILTDWNGLMIAALARSGLAFGDESLVASAARAADFILDRLRDGEGRLLHRYRDGDAAIPAGAADHACLIWGLVELYGATFDPRWLRAARELLDALLERFWDPDRLGVFNVDAAQRDVPVRQKELYDGATPSANATTWYVLLRLGRLTGDLELLDRAEALRGALAGPVAGAPSAHTMSLVALDLALGPAQEVVVTGEPGEPGTRRMLAALAARYAPRTAVLFKPAGGSSEALAEIAPFTAPHDLLDGKATAYVCTDFACRRPTTDVAEMVEQLG
- a CDS encoding lysylphosphatidylglycerol synthase transmembrane domain-containing protein translates to MRGRLTVLIGVLVSVALLIWALRGVSAAELLRHLGEANVWLLIAATVVATLTFNLRAIRWDILLRASNGNLPFGSRYAAVCIGFMANNVLPGRLGEFARAYSLSQITPVPLTAALASLVVERLLDAIVLMVFLVPAFFIVGVDEAASGTLRDLFTVGVILVSASLLALALLVRSPDRFLRLAAKWSHRVAPDRVAGRIMDILSAFVDGLGALRHAHVFARAMLWSFAVWAWNAVSFYLGFLAFGIIGPGFLGALVLQTTIGFAVAIPSTPGFFGPFETAARVALELHHIEPARIISFAAGYHILTFLPITVLGIWYMRRLGISRRELGRSEARAPETSE
- a CDS encoding pyridoxine 5'-phosphate synthase, which codes for MANSSFSHLVDCRLCVNIDHVATVRQARGTDEPDPVRAAVLAELGGANGITVHLREDRRHIQDRDVELLLQTVRTFVNLELAAEEEVLALAERWRPAQATLVPEKREELTTEGGLDLSADPARIAAAVARLQDAGIRTSLFIDPDPAAVDASAESGAAAIELHTGEYANAPDQTGADRELSRLEDAAARAEAAGLGVHAGHGLTYENVQPVAAIPECEELNIGHSIVSRSVLVGIERAVLEMSELVREARG
- the hflX gene encoding GTPase HflX, with protein sequence MTSDRVAERAVLVGAPPPDMSQETVDEHLEELARLAGTAGADVRGSVVQRLRRPNASTFIGKGKVERLAQALREHDATLAIFDEELTPAQGANLETALGVRALDRTELILDIFALRARTSEAKLQVELAQLQYMRTRLKRMWTHLSREGGGIGARGPGEQQIETDRRLIDRRLARLRRKLDHIARARVKQRRARSEQFTVALTGYTNAGKSSILRALSGSDVFVEDRLFATVDSATRVCDLEGPGPILLTDTVGFIRKLPHHLVASFRATMEELAESDLLLHVIDASSPSRDEQREAVEEVLAEAGVADRPVIEVFNKVDRLTHEEERALRERAAADGRPHALTSVVEEGGLQPLREALQAAMRARLETVRVSLPAGDGARLAEAYREGEVLERAYEEGCVVIVARVPAGVAGRWRDSGLVVERADAA
- a CDS encoding replication-associated recombination protein A; amino-acid sequence: MTDEPSLFAGTEPRAEPAPEDASGPGATGARDAALADSPLAARMRPRRLAEFVGQPKLVGEGRPLRQLIESGRVPSLIFWGPPGTGKTTLAGLLAGRMEAAFVPFSAVTDGIPRVRRVLEEAKARRAATGRGTVLFVDEIHRFNRVQQDALLPHVERGAVTLIGATTENPSFEVVGPLLSRTRIFVLDPLAPEDVAEICARALRDRERGLGATGLAIDEDALARLGTESDGDARRALNALETAADLAAADGVPAISEDHVAAALQKRFARYDKSGEEHFNLISALHKAVRGSDADAALYWLARMLDGGEDPMYLARRIVRMAAEDIGLADPGALAVTIAARDAYHFLGSPEGDLALAQAVTYLAIAPKSNAVYRAFGAAARAARETPAEPVPFHIRNAPTRLMKELGYGSGYRYDHDEEDGVAAQSYLPESLGGSRWYHPVERGWEAEARRRLDAIRHSRVRAAEAGPAEEKGAETGAETGAETTEENRSKP
- a CDS encoding SDR family NAD(P)-dependent oxidoreductase; protein product: MTATVPGLPGLAGKRVLVTGGSRGIGRATVQCLATSGASVGIAYHRAEAEARQAVEEANALAPDGRHWCAGADLADPAECRTLFERADAEFGGLDGFVGNAGIWNVDPRPIESLEADEWRHMIETNLTSIYAGTREAARRMGADGRIVLVSSTASQRGEAEHSHYAASKGAINAFCKSVATELGPRSINVNAVAPGWVDTDMSSPALQGEAGRAALALIPLRRVATAEDIAGPICFLLSDAARHITGEILNVNGGSVLCG